A genomic segment from Flavobacterium inviolabile encodes:
- a CDS encoding pyridoxal phosphate-dependent decarboxylase family protein, translating to MNPLSNLQTPTQQQTAFYSKSLFCATNTKEYQQAMDMARDCVVAFLEENKKPFSGIAPETLKKQFESLNLNIPLAGYEKVFQEAKELYTQHAIAFHQPGYVAHLNCPVVIPAIAAEVLISAINSSLDTWDQSAGGTLIEQKLIRWTCDEIGFGSKADGVFTSGGSQSNLMGLLLARDHYAVEYLNHNIKKEGLPAEASRFRIFVSEAAHFSLQKSAAILGLGEQAVVKVKTDRSFRMNTVLLEDAIKREIGNGNIPIAIVATAGTTDFGNVDPLTAVANLAAKYRLWLHVDAAYGCGALLTEKYRYLIDGIEKANSVTVDYHKAFFQPVSSSAFLVNDKRYFGLVTHYADYLNPKDHDDNGIPNQVNKSIQTTRRFDALKLWFTLRIMGKEGLGNYIERIIETTKEAVKVIENDSHFELLNHSDLSALVFRYSACPFKSFDLNNINLHIKAQLYKNGFGLVAGTKVNGQFYLKFTILNPLTTTTDIQDILNLIKQHGNEYIDFN from the coding sequence TTTGTTTTGTGCCACCAACACAAAAGAGTATCAGCAAGCAATGGATATGGCACGTGACTGTGTCGTAGCCTTTCTGGAAGAAAACAAAAAACCGTTTAGCGGTATTGCTCCTGAAACATTAAAAAAACAATTCGAATCGCTAAACCTGAATATTCCGTTAGCCGGATATGAAAAAGTCTTTCAGGAAGCAAAAGAACTGTACACCCAACATGCAATTGCGTTTCATCAGCCCGGGTATGTAGCCCATTTAAATTGCCCGGTTGTTATTCCGGCTATTGCCGCAGAAGTACTGATCAGTGCGATTAACTCTTCCCTTGACACCTGGGATCAGAGTGCCGGAGGAACACTTATCGAACAAAAACTGATTCGCTGGACCTGCGACGAAATCGGATTTGGCAGCAAAGCCGATGGTGTTTTTACAAGCGGCGGCTCGCAGAGTAATTTAATGGGCTTGCTGCTGGCAAGAGACCATTATGCCGTGGAATACCTGAATCACAATATTAAAAAAGAAGGATTGCCTGCGGAAGCGTCCCGTTTTAGAATTTTTGTTTCGGAAGCAGCCCATTTCAGCCTGCAAAAAAGTGCCGCAATACTGGGGTTAGGCGAACAGGCTGTCGTAAAAGTAAAAACCGATCGCTCTTTCCGTATGAATACCGTTTTACTGGAAGATGCCATAAAAAGAGAAATTGGCAACGGAAACATACCCATTGCGATTGTTGCTACGGCAGGAACCACCGATTTTGGAAATGTCGATCCGTTAACGGCTGTGGCAAACCTGGCGGCAAAATACAGATTATGGCTTCATGTGGATGCCGCTTACGGCTGCGGTGCCCTGCTGACCGAAAAATACAGGTACCTGATTGACGGAATTGAAAAAGCCAATTCGGTTACTGTCGATTATCATAAAGCCTTTTTCCAGCCGGTAAGCAGCAGTGCTTTCCTGGTGAACGACAAACGCTATTTCGGTCTGGTAACCCATTATGCCGATTACCTGAATCCGAAGGATCACGATGATAATGGTATACCGAATCAGGTGAACAAATCCATACAGACCACACGCCGTTTTGATGCCCTGAAATTGTGGTTTACGCTGCGGATAATGGGGAAAGAAGGCCTGGGGAATTATATCGAACGCATAATAGAAACAACCAAAGAAGCGGTAAAAGTAATTGAAAACGACAGCCATTTCGAACTGCTCAATCATTCCGATCTGTCTGCACTGGTATTCCGGTATTCCGCCTGCCCTTTCAAATCGTTTGATCTCAATAACATCAACCTGCACATTAAAGCCCAGCTTTATAAGAACGGATTCGGACTCGTTGCCGGAACAAAAGTGAACGGACAGTTTTACCTCAAATTCACAATACTAAATCCACTAACGACAACAACGGATATACAGGACATTTTAAATTTAATTAAACAACACGGAAATGAGTACATCGATTTTAACTAG
- a CDS encoding GNAT family N-acetyltransferase, whose translation MSTSILTSKTSQAAIEVNYTALLNCYFREFGNWSRYLGIPKYDEAIGKQFTATGHKLHIRIDFSDIGYDVYVPIQYFSESGRHLFHFPVIKRELATDTITAIDPVDFMQLTVAYAQTIYPNIDATTVLKRLENSIENLEKYLDYFEANNKVVNDPVMSFIDAEQSLILGHIVHPVPKSKQGFNEEDLLKYSPETEGKFQLHYFLIDAVNIKEKNADGELVTAELKEKLLQQATADDMDLLHLINQYPEYCIVPMHPWEAEYLLQQAEVKQMIQEEKLFSLGLYGDYYTATSSVRTVYNEDSKWMFKFSLHVKITNSERINLYPELHRGYDISRLLKTDWGINLQQDFPEIDFIVDPAFIAVSFNGKIINGFNISIRRNPFQGENKNKNVTLLAALCQDGILGQPSRLSNIIVDASVKLNKSIKQTAHDWFKQYLHICVRPIVGILNQYGLACEFHQQNVMVELDKNGFPAKIYFRDNQGFFFREGRKDSVAKELPGIAEESQSIIDEVSLAPKYTYYLVTNNIMGVINAFGTNGLIEERKLINLVYKEFKNVEQEDETGLVAYILNSRDWYTKANLITSLQNINEADESLEYPAVFLDCPNPLNKFFFCENLIKPDTRQTVYSRHFEEENITINIRPFDFDRDFEMIHEWFNREHAKPIWKMDGPKRNLELWFRTILPGDETHSFIGEVNGEPNFCFEPYWPMRDLVGAYYDSQVTDYGTHFFVAPTAKEKKFSFQSFQVALDWIFAQPEVGKCIGEASVDAIAMDKLIAKLGYKREEVILMPHKTAQLTFCTRASYWEKCPQSKNIQIKL comes from the coding sequence ATGAGTACATCGATTTTAACTAGCAAGACATCACAAGCGGCAATTGAGGTTAACTACACGGCGTTATTGAATTGCTATTTCAGAGAATTCGGCAATTGGAGCCGTTACCTGGGAATCCCGAAATATGATGAAGCCATAGGGAAACAATTTACGGCAACCGGCCATAAACTGCACATTCGGATTGATTTTTCCGATATCGGTTATGATGTTTATGTACCCATCCAGTATTTTTCAGAAAGCGGAAGGCACTTGTTTCATTTCCCGGTAATAAAAAGAGAACTGGCAACCGATACAATCACAGCAATAGACCCGGTTGACTTTATGCAGCTTACGGTAGCCTATGCACAAACCATTTACCCGAATATTGATGCCACTACCGTATTAAAACGCCTGGAAAACAGTATTGAAAACCTGGAAAAATACCTCGACTATTTCGAAGCAAATAATAAAGTGGTAAACGATCCGGTGATGTCTTTTATTGATGCCGAGCAATCTTTGATCCTGGGACATATTGTACATCCGGTTCCCAAATCGAAACAGGGATTCAACGAAGAAGATTTATTAAAATATTCTCCGGAAACGGAAGGGAAATTCCAGCTGCATTACTTTTTAATTGATGCCGTAAACATCAAAGAGAAAAATGCAGACGGCGAATTGGTCACGGCAGAACTAAAAGAAAAATTATTACAGCAGGCCACCGCTGACGATATGGACCTGCTGCACTTAATCAACCAGTATCCGGAATACTGTATCGTGCCGATGCATCCCTGGGAAGCGGAATATTTGCTGCAGCAAGCGGAGGTTAAACAAATGATTCAGGAAGAAAAACTGTTCAGCCTCGGACTGTATGGCGATTATTATACGGCAACCTCATCGGTGAGAACCGTTTATAATGAAGACAGCAAATGGATGTTTAAATTCTCATTACACGTTAAAATCACCAATTCGGAACGCATCAACCTGTATCCGGAGCTGCATAGAGGGTATGACATCAGCCGTTTACTAAAAACCGATTGGGGAATCAACCTGCAGCAGGACTTTCCGGAAATTGACTTTATCGTTGATCCTGCCTTTATAGCCGTTTCGTTTAATGGTAAAATAATCAACGGATTCAATATCAGTATCCGGAGAAACCCTTTTCAGGGAGAAAATAAAAACAAAAATGTAACCCTGCTGGCGGCTTTGTGCCAGGACGGGATTTTAGGGCAGCCGTCGCGATTAAGCAATATTATAGTTGATGCTTCGGTTAAACTCAACAAAAGCATCAAGCAAACGGCACACGACTGGTTCAAACAATACTTGCACATTTGCGTCCGCCCGATTGTGGGCATATTAAACCAATACGGTCTTGCCTGCGAATTCCATCAGCAAAATGTAATGGTGGAACTGGATAAGAACGGTTTTCCGGCTAAAATTTATTTCAGGGACAATCAGGGATTCTTTTTTAGAGAAGGAAGGAAAGACAGTGTTGCTAAAGAACTTCCGGGAATTGCCGAAGAAAGCCAGTCCATTATTGATGAGGTATCGTTAGCCCCGAAATATACCTATTATCTGGTGACCAATAACATCATGGGCGTCATCAATGCCTTTGGAACTAACGGATTAATCGAAGAGCGAAAACTGATTAACCTGGTATACAAAGAATTTAAAAATGTAGAGCAGGAAGACGAAACCGGACTGGTAGCATATATCCTCAACAGCCGCGACTGGTACACAAAAGCCAACCTGATTACCAGCCTGCAGAATATTAATGAGGCCGATGAATCATTGGAATATCCTGCGGTATTTCTGGATTGTCCGAACCCGTTAAACAAATTCTTTTTCTGTGAAAATCTGATAAAACCGGACACCAGGCAAACGGTTTATTCCCGTCACTTTGAAGAAGAAAATATAACAATTAATATCCGTCCTTTCGATTTCGACCGCGATTTTGAAATGATACACGAATGGTTTAACCGCGAACATGCCAAACCGATCTGGAAAATGGACGGGCCAAAAAGAAACCTGGAATTATGGTTCCGGACGATTCTTCCAGGTGATGAAACCCACAGTTTTATAGGGGAAGTGAATGGCGAACCTAACTTTTGCTTTGAGCCTTACTGGCCGATGCGTGACCTTGTGGGAGCCTATTACGATTCCCAGGTAACCGATTACGGAACACACTTTTTTGTAGCGCCTACAGCGAAAGAGAAAAAGTTCTCTTTCCAGTCTTTTCAGGTTGCTCTGGACTGGATTTTTGCACAGCCCGAAGTAGGAAAATGCATTGGTGAAGCCTCCGTTGATGCCATTGCAATGGATAAACTAATTGCAAAACTTGGATATAAAAGAGAAGAAGTGATTTTAATGCCGCATAAAACGGCACAATTAACTTTTTGCACCAGAGCGTCCTACTGGGAAAAATGCCCGCAATCTAAAAACATTCAAATAAAATTATAA
- a CDS encoding lysine N(6)-hydroxylase/L-ornithine N(5)-oxygenase family protein — protein MGNQNIYDVIGIGIGPFNLGLAALLEPVEEVSALFLDQSESFDWHPGLMLDNATLQVPFMADLVTMADPKSRFTFLNFLKETNRLYKFFIREDFFILRKEYNVYCQWVANQLPNCQFGKKVESITFNKEKELYQIEVLDKLTRKKESYRSRKLVLGTGTQPYLPEFMKGKQFPNVIHTSEYLNNKPEILNSKSIAIIGSGQSAAEIFQDLLPETQNGLYMSWFTRPDRFFPMEYSKLTLELTSPEYVDYFYGMSMEKRKNLLAKQPPLYKGINFDLINAIFDTLYEMSVDDAPLNVELRPNCQLDTIQELDDKSSYSLEFTHVQQEQSFTHISDFVILATGYKYKAPEFLEGIDHLIKRIENGQYDVSRNYTIDTKDESIFVQNAELHTHGFVTPDLGMGAYRNAIIIKALTGKEIYKVEKRIAFQQFDL, from the coding sequence TTGGGAAATCAAAATATATATGATGTAATCGGGATTGGAATCGGTCCTTTTAATCTTGGTCTGGCAGCACTTTTAGAACCGGTAGAAGAAGTTTCGGCTTTGTTTCTGGATCAGTCGGAAAGTTTCGACTGGCATCCGGGATTAATGCTCGATAATGCTACATTACAGGTGCCTTTTATGGCCGATCTGGTAACGATGGCCGATCCTAAAAGCCGTTTCACCTTTCTGAATTTTTTAAAGGAAACAAACCGGCTCTATAAATTTTTTATCAGGGAAGACTTCTTTATCCTGAGAAAAGAATACAATGTTTACTGTCAATGGGTAGCCAATCAACTACCAAACTGCCAGTTTGGAAAAAAGGTGGAAAGCATCACGTTCAACAAAGAAAAGGAACTCTACCAGATAGAAGTACTGGACAAGCTGACGCGTAAAAAGGAAAGCTACCGGTCCCGGAAACTCGTTTTGGGAACCGGAACACAGCCTTATTTACCGGAATTTATGAAAGGAAAACAATTTCCGAATGTGATTCATACTTCCGAATACCTGAACAATAAACCGGAAATATTAAACAGTAAATCCATAGCAATCATTGGTTCAGGGCAAAGTGCGGCAGAGATTTTCCAGGATTTGTTGCCCGAAACGCAAAACGGATTGTATATGAGTTGGTTTACGCGTCCGGATCGCTTTTTTCCAATGGAATATTCCAAACTGACTTTAGAACTGACATCGCCGGAGTATGTGGATTACTTCTACGGCATGTCCATGGAAAAAAGAAAAAACCTGCTGGCAAAACAACCGCCTTTATACAAAGGCATCAACTTCGATCTGATCAACGCTATTTTCGATACGCTATATGAAATGAGTGTTGATGATGCTCCTCTAAACGTCGAATTACGACCGAACTGCCAGCTGGACACTATTCAGGAACTGGATGATAAATCGTCGTATTCGCTGGAATTTACGCATGTGCAGCAAGAACAGTCGTTTACCCATATTTCCGATTTTGTAATCCTGGCTACCGGATACAAATACAAAGCACCGGAATTTCTGGAAGGAATTGACCACCTGATTAAAAGAATCGAAAACGGACAATACGATGTGAGCCGAAACTATACTATCGATACCAAAGACGAAAGCATTTTTGTACAGAATGCCGAATTGCATACGCATGGATTTGTCACGCCCGATTTAGGAATGGGGGCTTACCGGAATGCGATTATCATCAAGGCACTTACCGGTAAAGAAATATATAAAGTTGAGAAGCGGATCGCTTTTCAGCAGTTTGATCTCTAA